GCAACGATGCCACCGGCACGCCGATTTGCTGCATGGCCAGGTAGGCGAAATAGCTTGCCGCGTGGTCAGAACTGCCGCGCGCAACGGTCATCGCCACTTGCGGCGGCTGGCGGCGCAGGCGCCCGGCGATCTCGATCATCGCCGGGTCGAGCTGTTGCAGTTGGGCTTGCACGGCCTCGAACGAGGACAGCGCCTCTTCAAGCATTTTTGAAGTCAATGTCTTCTCCTTCGACCATGACGGCGGTCAGTGTGAGTGAGCGATCGAGCCGTACGCAGTCGGCCCAGGCACCGGGTGCAAGGCGCCCGCGTTCGGTGATGCCGAGGTAATCGGCGGGAAATTGCGAAAGACGCTGCGAGGCTTCGGCGATCGGCAGACCGATCTTCACCAGATTGCGCAGGGCCTGATCCATGGTCAGGGTGCTGCCGGCCAGGGTGCCGTCGGGCAGACGCACGCCGCCCAGGCATTTGGTCACGGTGTGGCTGCCGAGCTTGTATTCACCGTCGGGCATGCCGGCGGCGGCGGTCGAATCGGTGACGCAGTACAGGCACGGGATCGAGCGCAGGGCCACGCGAATGGCGCCGGGATGCACATGCAGTAAATCCGGAATCAGCTCGGCAAATCTGGCGTGGGCCAGTGCCGCGCCGACGATGCCGGGCTCGCGGTGATGCAGCGGGCTCATGGCGTTGTACAAGTGAGTGAAACTGGTTGCGCCGGCAGCCAGTGCGGCAACGCCTTCCTCGTAACTGCCGAGGGTGTGGCCGATCTGCATGCGAATCCCGCGGCTGCTCAGCTCACGAATCAACGCGTCGTGACCGGCGATTTCCGGAGCGATGGTGATCACGCGGATCGGCGCCAGTGCCAGATATTCTTCGACTTCGGCCATCAACGCGGTGTGGGCGAAGTTCGGTTGCGCGCCGAGTTTTCCCGGATTGATGTAAGGGCCTTCAAGATGTACGCCGAGCACTCTCGCAGCACCTTTCGGTCGCTGTTCGCAGAATTCTCCTACCTCTTTGAGGACACTGGAAATCTCCGCACTCGGCGCCGTCATGGTGGTGGCAAGCAGTGACGTGGTGCCGAAGCGCACGTGGGTTTTGCTGATGGTCTCGAAGGCACTCGCGCCTTCCATAATGTCTTTGCCGCCACCGCCGTGGACGTGCAGGTCGATGAAACCGGGGAGCAGATACGGCAGATCGTTATCGGCCGGATCGCAGGGCACGCCTTCGATCGACACGACCTTGCCGTGTTCGTGGATCAGCCGGCCGCGAACCCAGCCGCTGGCGGTGAGGATGTTGTCTTCGGACATTTCGGTTCTCTCGTTTGGCTTGGTTGCTGATCAGCGACGCAGCTCTGCAACAAAGTCGTAGTAATCGTTGCGGCAATAGGTGTCGGTTACTTCGATTGGGGTGTTGTCTTCCAGGTAGCCGACCCGGGTCATCAGCAGCATGGCGGTGCCGGGGGCGATGCCGACCAGAGCGGCGAACTCATCCGAGGCATTGATTGCCTGGATGTGCTGCAGGGCACGGACGATCGGTTTGCCGATGCCGTCGAGGTATTCGTACAGCGAATCCCCCACTGCTTGCGGCTTGGGCATGATCGCGGCGGGCAGGGTGCTCATCTCGATCGCCATCACCGTGTCATCGGCTTTGCGCAGGCGTTTCATGCGCGCGACCTTGTCGTTCGGCGACAGGCCGAGACGGATCAGTTCCTCGTGGGTCGGCAGAGTGATCTCCCGCTCCAGCCAGTGCGAGCTGGGGGCGAAGCCTTTCAAGCGCAGCATTTCGCTGAATCCGGAGAGGCGCGATAGCGGTTGTTCCAGGCGCGGCGTGATGAATGTGCCGGAACCTTGCAGGCGGCGGATCAGGCCTTGTTCGAGCAAGACTTCCAGGGCTTTGCGCGCGGTGACCCGGGAGATGCCGAGCTGGTCGCTGAGGTTGCGCTCGGACGGCATCGCCTGTTCGGCCTTCCACTGCCCGGCATGAATCGCCGCTTCCAGATTACGCGCCAGTTGCAAGTACAGCGGTGTCGGCTGGGCGTCGTCGGGGCGTAAGGCCTGGAGGTCATTCATGTCAGTCGATTCCGGCACCGATGTAGGATTGTTTTAAGTCGGTTGTCGGGCGAAAGCTAATACCACTTGAATACCATGTCAACGCGGTGAAATCGTCTGTAGCCCGCGTATCTCGGGACTTTGAGCGAGTGTGGCCTGAAGTGGTATTACAGGCGGGCGCTGAAAAGCAAAAGATCGCAGCCTTCGGCAGCTCCTACAGGTTGAAGTGGTATCACCTCTGTAGGAGCTGCCGAAGGCTGCGATCTTTTGATTTATTTTTTTGCGGGTGACCAGCGGTCGGGCTTAAGGGCGAATTTCGATCATCGTGCCGTCCGGCACCAGGTTCCACACTTCGCGCATGTCGACGTTGCGCATGGCGATGCAGCCATCGGTCCAGTCGAGGGTGTGGAACAGTTGCTCCGGGTTGTCTGCCGAATCCGGCGTGCCATGGATCATGATCATCCCGCCCGGTTCGACGCCTTCACGCCGCGCGCGGGCGGAATCGCTGATGTTCGGGTACGAGATGTGCATCGACAAGTTGAATTTTTCGCTGGTCTTGCGCCAGTCGATCCAATAGAAACCTTCCGGCGTGCGTTTGTCGCCCTCGATCAGTTTCGGACCTTTCTTCGCGCCCTTGCCCAACGAAATGCGATAGGTCTTCAGCGGTTTGCCGTCGGCGATCAGTTGCAGCTGATGGGTCGATTTAAGCACCAGGACTTTCTCGATGAGCGGGGTATTCGCAGGCGTCACGGTAGTCACGAATGACGCTTGGGAGACGATAACGAACGACAGGCAGAACAGGGCAAGCAACCAGCGCATTGAAACGATTCCCCAAGGAGTGAAGCAAACAGGTTTTGTGCAGGTGCTGCCGCAGGCTGCGATCTTTTGATCTTCTAACCGACAATCACCGGCTGCACCAACGGCGGAATCGATTCCGAACGAACCGGATAGGTCTCAACACGCAGATCAGCGAAGAAGCATTCTAAGGTACGTCCCACCGTGCGGAAAGCCAGCTCATCCCACGGAATGTCGGCTTCGTCGAATAGTTGCACTTCGAGGCTCTCGGGGCCGGCGGCGAAGTCCAGATCCACCAGCTCGGCGCGGAAGAACACGTGCACCTGGCTGATGTGCGGCACGTCGATCAAGGTGTAAATGCTCAGGTTGCGCACCCGCGCGCAGGCTTCTTCGGCGGTTTCGCGCACGGCGGCCTGTTCGATGGTTTCGCCGTTTTCCATGAAACCGGCCGGCAGCGTCCAGTAGCCGAGGCGCGGTTCGATGGCGCGGCGGCACAGCAGCACTTGGGTGCCCCAGGTCGGCACGCAGCCGGCGACAATATTGGGGTTCTGATAGTGAATCGTCTGACAGCTGTCACAGACAAATCGCAGCCGCGAATCGCCTTCGGGAATGCGCTGGGTGACCGGGTTACCGCAGTGGCTGCAAAATTTCATGCTCGGGTTCCTGAATGCTGCGCCTATCTTGGCGTGCGGCGGTGTCGGTCGGCAAGTTGTCGTTTCGCGACATGGCTGAATTCGGGGGCTTGGGCGGCCGCAATGATTGGTGCATGATGCGGGGTAAGGCACTGATCGAGAACACTCATGCTGGACGAGCTACTGCACAGGGTAAGCAACCATACACCGCGCACGTTGGAGACTGACGCACGTTTCCCCGAAGCCGCCGTTCTGGTGCCAATTACCCGCAGTGACCAACCGGAACTGGTTCTGACCCTGCGCGCCAGCGGTCTCTCGACCCATGGCGGCGAAGTCGCTTTCCCCGGCGGACGGCGCGATCCGGAAGACCCGGACCTGATCTTCACCGCGCTGCGCGAGGCTGACGAAGAAATCGGCCTGCCGCCCGGCCTGGTCGAGGTCATCGGCCCGCTCAGTCCATTGATCTCATTGCATGGCATCAAGGTCACGCCGTATGTCGGCGTCATTCCCGATTTCGTTGAGTATCAGGCCAACGATGCCGAGATCGCTGCGGTGTTCAGCGTGCCGCTGGAATTCTTTCGCAGAGACCCTCGCGAACATACCCATCGTATCGACTATCAGGGGCGCAGCTGGTACGTGCCCAGTTACCGATTTGGCGAGTACAAGATCTGGGGACTGACGGCGATGATGATCGTCGAGTTGATCAATCTGCTCTATGACGCCAAGATCAGTCTGCACCAACCGCCCAAAAGCTTTATCAACACCTGAGCCATCGTTCGAATGGCCTGCACCGCGAGCCCTGAGGAAACCACCATGAAATACCGCCTGGGCGACGCCCGTGTCGAAACCCATCCACAAAGCTGGGTCGCGCCCAATGCCGTGCTGGTGGGCAAGGTCAGACTGGAAGAGGGCGCCAACGTCTGGTTCAACGCTGTGCTGCGCGGCGACAACGAACTTATTCTGATCGGCAAGAACAGCAACGTGCAGGACGGAACCGTGATGCACACCGACATGGGCTATCCGCTGACACTCGGCACTGGCGTGACCATTGGCCATAACGCCATGCTGCATGGCTGCACGGTCGGCGATTACAGCCTGATCGGTATCAATGCGGTGATTCTCAACGGCGCGAAAATCGGCAAGAACTGCATCATCGGCGCCAATTCGCTGATTGGCGAAGGCAAGGAGATTCCTGATGGTTCGCTGGTGATGGGCTCACCGGGCAAGGTTGTGCGCGAACTCACCGAACCGCAGAAGAAGATGCTCGAAGCCAGCGCCGCTCACTATGTGCATAACTCTCAGCGTTATGCGCGCGACTTGGCAGAGCAGGAAGAATGACCGCCGTGGAACGGCCCGTCGCCTCGCCCTGCGTCAATATCTGCGCATTGGATGACGACGATGTGTGCACCGGATGTCAGCGCACAGTTGAGGAAATCACCCGCTGGAGCCGCATGAACAACGACGAGCGCCGCGTGGTGCTGGGGTTGTGTCATGAGCGGGCGAAGGCGAGTGGGTTGGTGTGGATGATTGGGTCAATCCCGAACAAGTAGCGAAGATCAAAAGATCGCAGCCTTCGGCAGCTCCTACATTTGAAATTCGTTTCCCCTGTAGGAGCTGCCGAAGGCTGCGATCTTTTGCTTTTCGGGGCACTCAAGTAATCTGTGCGCCAATCCGACAGGCCACCTCCATGATCTTCCTCATCGCCTACATCAGCAGCGTCGTGCTGATCAACTTCGCCTTTTCCACTGCACCGCACCTGGACATCATCTGGTCGGCATGGGGCGGCTTGGTTTTTGTCCTGCGCGACATGGTGCAAACGCGCTTCGGCCATGGCGCAATTGTGGCGATGCTGGCGGCGCTGGTGCTGTCCTATGTGACGTCCGATCCTTCCATCGCACTGGCCAGCGCTACGGCATTCGCGGTTTCGGAGTGCATCGACTGGCTGGTGTTCAGCATCACCAAACGGCCGTTGCGGGATCGCCTGTGGATCAGCTCGGCGCTGAGCATTCCGCTGGACACGTTCATCTTCTTCGGCATGATCGACCTGCTGACGCCACCGGTGATCATTACTGCGCTGGCGTCCAAGTTCGCCGGCGTTACGGCGGTCTGGCTGATCATGGCCTGGCGCGATCGCAAACAGGCTGTCGCCGGCTGAAGCCAAAGTCTCAGGTTCATGTAAAATGCCGCGCTTTCTCCCCCATGGAAAGCGCGTCTGGCGTTGCTTTCCTCGATGATCCGCTTCTTTGAGGACCTGAGATGACCCGTATCGGAACTCCATTGTCGCCAACCGCGACCCGCGTATTGCTGTGTGGCTGTGGTGAGTTGGGCAAGGAAGTGGTGATCGAACTGCAACGCCTGGGCGTTGAAGTGATTGCCGTCGACCGCTACGCCAACGCGCCGGCCATGCAAGTCGCCCATCGCAGCCATGTGATCAACATGCTCGATGGCGCTGCCCTGCGTGCGGTGATTGAAGCCGAGAAGCCGCATTTCATCGTGCCGGAAATCGAAGCCATCGCTACTGCCACGCTGGTCGAGCTGGAAGCCGAAGGCTTCACCGTGATCCCGACCGCGCGCGCCGCGCAGCTGACCATGAACCGTGAAGGCATCCGTC
This window of the Pseudomonas fluorescens genome carries:
- the nagA gene encoding N-acetylglucosamine-6-phosphate deacetylase, with product MSEDNILTASGWVRGRLIHEHGKVVSIEGVPCDPADNDLPYLLPGFIDLHVHGGGGKDIMEGASAFETISKTHVRFGTTSLLATTMTAPSAEISSVLKEVGEFCEQRPKGAARVLGVHLEGPYINPGKLGAQPNFAHTALMAEVEEYLALAPIRVITIAPEIAGHDALIRELSSRGIRMQIGHTLGSYEEGVAALAAGATSFTHLYNAMSPLHHREPGIVGAALAHARFAELIPDLLHVHPGAIRVALRSIPCLYCVTDSTAAAGMPDGEYKLGSHTVTKCLGGVRLPDGTLAGSTLTMDQALRNLVKIGLPIAEASQRLSQFPADYLGITERGRLAPGAWADCVRLDRSLTLTAVMVEGEDIDFKNA
- a CDS encoding GntR family transcriptional regulator, which encodes MNDLQALRPDDAQPTPLYLQLARNLEAAIHAGQWKAEQAMPSERNLSDQLGISRVTARKALEVLLEQGLIRRLQGSGTFITPRLEQPLSRLSGFSEMLRLKGFAPSSHWLEREITLPTHEELIRLGLSPNDKVARMKRLRKADDTVMAIEMSTLPAAIMPKPQAVGDSLYEYLDGIGKPIVRALQHIQAINASDEFAALVGIAPGTAMLLMTRVGYLEDNTPIEVTDTYCRNDYYDFVAELRR
- a CDS encoding L,D-transpeptidase family protein; amino-acid sequence: MRWLLALFCLSFVIVSQASFVTTVTPANTPLIEKVLVLKSTHQLQLIADGKPLKTYRISLGKGAKKGPKLIEGDKRTPEGFYWIDWRKTSEKFNLSMHISYPNISDSARARREGVEPGGMIMIHGTPDSADNPEQLFHTLDWTDGCIAMRNVDMREVWNLVPDGTMIEIRP
- a CDS encoding NUDIX hydrolase, with the translated sequence MKFCSHCGNPVTQRIPEGDSRLRFVCDSCQTIHYQNPNIVAGCVPTWGTQVLLCRRAIEPRLGYWTLPAGFMENGETIEQAAVRETAEEACARVRNLSIYTLIDVPHISQVHVFFRAELVDLDFAAGPESLEVQLFDEADIPWDELAFRTVGRTLECFFADLRVETYPVRSESIPPLVQPVIVG
- a CDS encoding CoA pyrophosphatase, producing MLDELLHRVSNHTPRTLETDARFPEAAVLVPITRSDQPELVLTLRASGLSTHGGEVAFPGGRRDPEDPDLIFTALREADEEIGLPPGLVEVIGPLSPLISLHGIKVTPYVGVIPDFVEYQANDAEIAAVFSVPLEFFRRDPREHTHRIDYQGRSWYVPSYRFGEYKIWGLTAMMIVELINLLYDAKISLHQPPKSFINT
- a CDS encoding gamma carbonic anhydrase family protein: MKYRLGDARVETHPQSWVAPNAVLVGKVRLEEGANVWFNAVLRGDNELILIGKNSNVQDGTVMHTDMGYPLTLGTGVTIGHNAMLHGCTVGDYSLIGINAVILNGAKIGKNCIIGANSLIGEGKEIPDGSLVMGSPGKVVRELTEPQKKMLEASAAHYVHNSQRYARDLAEQEE
- a CDS encoding DUF1289 domain-containing protein produces the protein MTAVERPVASPCVNICALDDDDVCTGCQRTVEEITRWSRMNNDERRVVLGLCHERAKASGLVWMIGSIPNK
- a CDS encoding preQ0 transporter, which codes for MIFLIAYISSVVLINFAFSTAPHLDIIWSAWGGLVFVLRDMVQTRFGHGAIVAMLAALVLSYVTSDPSIALASATAFAVSECIDWLVFSITKRPLRDRLWISSALSIPLDTFIFFGMIDLLTPPVIITALASKFAGVTAVWLIMAWRDRKQAVAG